The DNA window GTACCTGGTTTAGTGGCACCGGATTTTCTGGTTGCCAAAACGACTTATCGTATTATGGGGTATCTATCATTAAAGGAGAGGTGATGAGTTAAAATGAGTGTAATGGTTCCCAAAGCTGTTTTTTTCACTAAAGGTGTGGGCACACATAAAGAGGAGCTTCATTCCTTTGAACTAGCACTAAGGGATGCGGGAATCGAAAAGTATAACCTTGTTCAGGTGTCGAGTATACTTCCTCCTGGGTGCAAGGTTATCTCAAAGGAAAAGGGCCTCAAGATGTTGCGTCCCGGTGCCATAACGTACTGTGTGATGAGTCGGTGTAGTAGTAACGAACCGCGACGTTTGTTGGTTGCTTCCATAGGATGTGCCATACCTGCAGACAAAAAAGCTTATGGTTACATCAGCGAACACCATGCGTTTGGTCAGACGGAAAAGCAAGCAGGTGACTATGCCGAAGATCTCGCGGCAGCTATGCTAGCTTCCACATTGGGTATAGATTTTGACCTTGACGAAAGCTGGGACGAGAAAAAGAAAATATTTAAAATTAGTGGTAAAATAGTGACTACGCGAAATGTAACGCAATCGAGCATTGTAAAATACAATGGTTACACAACGGTGATCGCAGCTGCGGTGTTCGTTTTCTGATAACCAGGGGGAGTAACGACAAGGTTCGTTTTACCTCCCGTTCCTGAGACCTTTTATTGCCTTTTTAAGGGCAAGGGATGCTTTCTGAGCTTTTGGGCAATGCCAGTGCTGTAATACCCCCTACTCTGGGATTTATCATATACCTTTCCCTATCCATTTTATCTGTGATTAAAGGTAGGGGAAAACCTGCGACAGGGCTTTTCTCAGCTATTTGCTTCATGGGGGCATTGATAAATGGCGATGTAGCACTTGTAAACGTGCTTTCCGATAAAGATCTGGCTTTACGTATCGATAGGCTGACGTATGTATTTTTTGTATTCAGCCCACCTGTTTATATCCAGTTTGTACATCACTTTCTGGGCATAAAGAATCGCCGGTATCTGGAAGTTGTCGCGTACATAGCGAGCTTCTCTCTTCTTTTCTTTGTACCTACGGAATTTTTTATTAAGGGCTTTGCTCAATTCAGCTTCGGTGTAATTGCTCAGGGAGGACCGGCCTTTCACTTTTTCTCATTAATTTCAGCCTTGACGGTTTTGTACTGTCTCTGGACCCTATACAGGGAGATGAGGAATAGTCGCGATAACGTTCAGACGAACCGTATCAGGTATATTCTGTTGGGACTTGGTGCTGGATCTTTCCTCATCGGCCTCAATATTTTACCTGTCAGTGGAATTGATTTTTACCCTATGGGTAATTTCAGTTTCGTCCCTGCTATCATACTCTCGTATGGCCTTTTGAAGTACGATCCCCTAGACATAGGGATGGCAATAAGAAAAGGGGTAATCTATACCACACTTACATTGATATTAACCTCCATTTACGGTTTGTTCATTTTTATAGTTAACACGCTTTTCGTTGAGAGATTTGTAGAGAAAGGTTTTATTTTATCACTGGCTCTGGCCTTATTTATGGTTTTCCTTTTTAATCCTACACACGTAGCTGTGCAGGACTTTATTGACAGGTTGTTCTACCGTGGGAAGTATGATTATCAGAATCTTCTTCATAAAATTAGCGAGGAACTGGTAACTTTCCTGGATTTGGATTCTCTGAAAAATTTCCTCTTAAAGAGTATTACGGAAGCCTTGAATCCTGAATTTGCAATACTCTTCGTTCTTGATGAAAAAAGGGGTATCTATGAGGCATGCACGTATGATGTGAAAGGTGTACCCTTTGACTGGGTGTCATCCCTGGATATTGGCCATCCGCTGGTTATGTATTTAAAAACATTTCCGAAACCTTTGAACCTTTATGACATGTATAAGATACCTCAGCACTTTGAAACTCGTGCAATTATGGAACTGTTTCATTCAAAGAAGATATCCCTTGTTATCCC is part of the Syntrophales bacterium genome and encodes:
- a CDS encoding arginine decarboxylase, pyruvoyl-dependent, whose product is MSVMVPKAVFFTKGVGTHKEELHSFELALRDAGIEKYNLVQVSSILPPGCKVISKEKGLKMLRPGAITYCVMSRCSSNEPRRLLVASIGCAIPADKKAYGYISEHHAFGQTEKQAGDYAEDLAAAMLASTLGIDFDLDESWDEKKKIFKISGKIVTTRNVTQSSIVKYNGYTTVIAAAVFVF
- a CDS encoding ATP-binding protein gives rise to the protein MLSELLGNASAVIPPTLGFIIYLSLSILSVIKGRGKPATGLFSAICFMGALINGDVALVNVLSDKDLALRIDRLTYVFFVFSPPVYIQFVHHFLGIKNRRYLEVVAYIASFSLLFFVPTEFFIKGFAQFSFGVIAQGGPAFHFFSLISALTVLYCLWTLYREMRNSRDNVQTNRIRYILLGLGAGSFLIGLNILPVSGIDFYPMGNFSFVPAIILSYGLLKYDPLDIGMAIRKGVIYTTLTLILTSIYGLFIFIVNTLFVERFVEKGFILSLALALFMVFLFNPTHVAVQDFIDRLFYRGKYDYQNLLHKISEELVTFLDLDSLKNFLLKSITEALNPEFAILFVLDEKRGIYEACTYDVKGVPFDWVSSLDIGHPLVMYLKTFPKPLNLYDMYKIPQHFETRAIMELFHSKKISLVIPLMTKNSLTGFLVLGQKRSGELYIFEDMHLLEIIANQCAIAVENAKIYEELELLNKELERKVEERTADLIRAQQLLIRSESLAAIGQLVAGTAHELNNPLASASSLVQSVLEEINKCPIEDGTKNEILDDLQFSLKELKRAAEIIRSLLSVSRQTQTYTEPVNLNVVLDDALRVLQNQIKNLPVIIEKHYETELPEVEGNFANLGQVFINIIKNAIESLPNGKGSVVLRTIYDRIRDTVVVECQDTGQGIQKDLLQEIFKPFFTTKPVGKGTGLGLYISHEIVRRHGGTIDVESETGKGTLIRVCIPCKRRIT